The sequence CTGCTGTCCTTAATAATGGGCTAAGGTCAAATAGCTTCTCTATATACAGAGGTACCAGACAGGGCTGTTCTTTGTCCCCTCTCCTATTTGCACTCGTTATGGAACCACTGGCCGAGGCCATCAGGGTAACGCCTGTTATACAGGGGCTGCTCATTGGTGATGTTCACCATAAAATAAGCTTGTATGCTGATGATGTCCTGATATTCATCTCTAGTCTCGAGACTTCAACTGCATctcttattaatattattgaattattcagcgaattctcaggctacaagattaacttaactaaatcagaggctaTGCCACTTGGTAACCTTCACTCTATACCTAATACTTCTCCCCCTTCCCTTTTAAATGGTCTCCCTCAGGTTTTATGTATCTGGGTATATTTGTAACTCCTAAATTCCAGCAAATGTACAAAGCCAATTTTGTTCCCTTGTTTGATACAATAAGACAGGATCTGGAGTGCTGGAACTCTCTCACGATTTCTTGGTTGGGTAGAATATACCTCTTGAAAATGAACATTTTACCTAGACTACTTTACCCAATCCAAATGATCCCAGTATTACTCTCCAATAAGGTAATAAAGGATGTAAATGGATGGCTAAGTTCCTTGGAGTAAACGCAAGCCAAGACTTAAGATGGCAATATTGCAGCTGCCAAGTTCTATGGGGGGCTTGGATCTGCCCAATATCAGGTTCTATCAGTGGTGTGCCCACCTATGTTATATTTCTGATTGGATCACAAACGATGACTCCTCTATTTGGTTAGACATTGAGACTTCTCTTTCAAAAAAACCCTTACAGGATCTTTTATTTTTCAGAAGTTTCAAGTCTGTAGAAGATCACTGCAATAATCCTATTACACTTAACACACTCAAAGTATGGAGGTCAGTTCAGCGCTTCCTGGGAAGGTCCAAACTAACCTCTGCTCTTACCCCAATTCTTAACAACCCAGATTTTGGTCCAGGATTGCTGGATGCTGGCTTTAACTTTTGGCTTAATAAGGGCATACGCAGACTAAATGACTTATTTGCTGATAACATTTTATTGTCATTTGAGCAGATGGTGGAGAAATATCGACTCCCAAAGCAGGACTTTTTCCTCTTCCTACAAGTAAGACATTAtattgtgaagagcaccaccttaattggtaaccctgatatgtctgtcattGAAATAATGCTTTTTTTCCACTAAGGAAAATGTCTGTAAGTCTGTTTTATGATGCTTTAAGGTCCTTTTCTGCTGTCGACACACAGAGGGTGAAACAAGTGTGGGAGAAATAATTGTCTGTTACTATTGACGAAGAGATGTGGGAGGACATTTGGAGATATGCAAAAACAATATCTATACGTAATCGTACTAGAGCAATTAAATTAAGAATAATACACAGATTGCATATATCCCCAAATCACAGACATGCTTTtagcccctcttcctcttctcctcagtgtcTTAAATGCAAAACTGATACAGGCACCCTAACACATTGTTTATGGTGGCTCCCGTGCTtccacacctgcattgcttgctgtttggggttttaggctgggtttctgtacagcacttcgagatattagctgatgtacgaagggctatataaaataaacttgatttgatggtCATGTACCAAAATACAAAGATACTGGTCTGGTGTTCTGCAAGAAACTGAAAAGATCCTAGGGGTTGATCTAGAATTGGACCCAGTTTCTTTACTGTTGGGTCTCCCTAGTAGGCATGTTACTTTTGTGGGTAAGAGGAGGCTTTACAACATCCTTACCTTTGCAGCGAGGAAAAACatccttttacagtggattagtGATAAGGTTCCTTCTATTAAAGATTGGCATAAGACACTATTTTAATGGGTGCCTCTGGAATATTTGACATGTACATTGCATTCTAAAACAGATCAGTTCTACAAAGTATGGGAACCCTATCTAAATTACCTAGAACCTGAGGTATCAGCTATTATGCTGCAAGGATTCTCTTAGAATGGTGGTGATCTATGCATTTCAGAATTACACTGTACGTTCCATGTGTCGAACCTAACTTCTTAGTTTAAACTGAgcttttttgtttaatttctgtttgtaagtttgtttaaaatgtatgtattgaGAGACGCAATgatggagatgaggggagaggaaaatggtgtgcgtgtgtgtgggtgtgtatgtatgtatgtatgtatgtgtatgtatatgtatatatatatatgcgcaggtatgtgtaagtgagtgctgttttttttgttgctttgtctctgttgttgtatctcttaatatgggtgaaaattgtgaaattccaaTAAAAATACTGTTAAAAAAAACCAaaaaacaactgagacataaactgaacaagtttcacggacatgtgactaacagaaatggaataatgtgtccctgaacaaagggggggggggggggggggtcaaacccaaaagtaacagtcagtatctcgtgtggccaccagctgaattaagtactgcagtgcatctcctcctcatggactgcaccagatttgccagttcttgctgtgagatgttaccccactcttccaccaaggcaactgcaagttcccggacatttctggggggaatggccctagccctctgatccaataggtcccagacgtgctcaatgggattgagatccgtgtTCTTCActggtcatggcagaacactgacattcctgtcttgcaggaaatcacgcacagaacgagcagtattgctggtggtgtcacgacttccgccgactatcggcggtcgacgtcaccggtcttctagccatcgccgatccacctttcattttccatttgttttgtcttgtttttccacacacctggtttacattccctcattacttgtcgtgtatataaccctctgttccccccatgtctgtgtgtgaaattgtttgttgtaaagtgtttgtgcaCTCTGACTGGTTCGCAACGGGTTATTTTGTACCCATATTTTGTTGTTCTGGGTGCCGTTGATTTTTTCTTATTAAACTGCTctggttattacccagttctgctctcctgcgcctgacttccctgcagccagtcacGCACCTCTTACAGGTGGccttgtcatgctggagggtcatgtccagatgagcctgcaggaagggtaccacatgagggaggaggatgtcttccctgtaacgcacagcgttgagattgcttgcaatgacaacaagctcagtccaatgatgctgtgacacaccgccgtcgctgtaccagacaggactggcaaaaagtactcttcactgacgagtcgcggttttgtctcaccaggggtgatggtcggattcgcgtttatcgtcgaaggatgAGCATTACAGGTGGAGGACCATGACGGATCcgccacctccaaatcaatcccactccagagtacaggcctcggtgtaacgctaattccttcgacgataaaaggcaatctgaccatcacccctggtgagacaaaaccgcgactcgtcagtgaagagcactttttgccagtcctgtctggtccagcgatggtgggtttgtgcccataggcgacgttgttgctggtgatgtctggtgaggacctgccttacaacaggcctacaagccctcagtccagcctctctcagcctattgtggacagtctgagcactgatggagggattgtgcgttcctggtgtaactcgggcagttgttgttgtcatcctgtacctgtcctgcaggtgtgatgttcggatgtacctatcctgtgcaggtgttgttacacgtggtctgccactgcgaggacgatcagctgtccgtcctgtctccctgtagcgctgtcttaggcttctcacagtacggacattgcaatttattgccctggccacatctgcagtcctcatgcctccttgcagcatgcctaaggcacattcacacagatgagcagggaccctgggcatctttctttttggtgtttttcagagtcagcagaaaggcctctttagtgtcctaagttttcataactgtgaccttaattgcctaccgtctgtaagttgttaatttcttaacgaccgttccacaggtgcatgttcattaattgtatatggttcattgaacaagcatgggaaacattgtttaaaccctttacactgaagatctgtgaagttatttgtttTTTTCAAATGATCTTTTAAAGACAGGGACCTGAAAAAGGgacctttctttttttgctgagtttagtagttATTTGTTCCCCAGGATCCCTCAATCTCTCAGTGTGAACACTTACATAAGTGTCCACGGAGAAAGTGTCTTTTTACAACTGTCGCTTTACTTCAACTGTGtttttcaaccccccccccccccccacctcaacTAGCTAttaagaggaggagggggacgtTGCCGTTCAGGGGGTAGGCACAGCTGTTGTACCGTCTCGGGTGTTGTGATGTAAGTTCTTGCCTTTTAGAAACTCAACTGGACATCAGGGGTTGTGGCTGTCCAATCGATTGAGAGAATTCAGAGACAAACCAGCCAATGGGTGCAAAGGTCTGGGTATATAAGCTAAGGTCTAACACCTGTCAAAGTTGGGCAACCCCTATATTGGCTTTGGTGGATCCCAGGAACATTACCTCCTTCTTTTCTTCTGTGCAGGTAAACCTACTAGGCAGCGAGCTTCTGGAAAATGGTTTTAAGTAGAAATTAGGAGAACTCCTGAAAAACAGCACAAAAAGAAAAGAGGAATTTTAAACAAACACTTTAGGCAATTGAAACCTCTCCGTCGCTGCACCATTTGGAATCCTGAAATCGGTTATtcttgttttttgcattggaccCCTCTTCAGTTTGTTGCAGCGTTTCCTAAAATGGAAGATATATTACTACTTATGGGTTTTTATTCATCATCCTCTTGAGTGCAAACTGTAACTTTGTTAAACGTTTTGTCGGTAAAAGAGAGCACTGGTTTGAAAACAGCAATGATCACTAACGGCTGTTGTAGAGGAGGGATAGTCCCAGGACAGCGGCTGGTTGATTTGTTACCAGTGGTGATCTATAGATGACACCGAGTCATTTTAGATATTTTGCAGAAAAAAACATGCAATGTGAAGTATCGAATTTCTATAATGTCTGCAATTGTTCCTCAGCATGTTTGTAGTTCTGATGTTTTTATTCTGAGATCCTATTCATTCTGATATGAAGGTCAGTTGTGCTAATGACCGGAGAATGAATCAAGTCAGTCTCTGGAACTCTCTGGTACCGCCTACTGGGGGGTAGCCAGACTAGGCTCCAGTGGTGGTGTTTCCCTTGAAGGAATGGAAAGGTGGCTTGCATGCCAGTGTCAAGAGTATAGCCACAGCAAGAGGGTGTAGGGTGGATAGCCTGGTCTAAAAATACCTTCTGTTGCTAAGTGCATAAAAGCACGTAGATCACACCCCTGTCACTCTCTGTGGAAATATGAGGCGGTGGCTGGAGGGGGCCAGGAGACTGATAGATAAGACACTAGGAGACTCATTACTACAAAACCCAAAAGATGGTAAATTTAGTGGAATTTGTTGCATTGTTAGGCCATTGCTAGGACAATTCCTTGTGATTGTTTTTCTGAAAACCCATCATGCTCTCTTTTACAAATTGTGGCACAATTCTGTTGCTAGATATTGTTCTTTCACCATTCTTGAATATTTAGTTGGGAGGGCTTTCAATACTGTGTGCCAGATCATCCTACATATATTCAcacttctccccccccccccctccttttaGCAGGACAAAAGAGAGCTGCAATCATGACGAAGAACTGCCATAATGACTATAAGATGAAATTCTCAGAGGATGAGGAGTTCCCAGACCTCTCCCTGCACAACAACCACATGGCCAAGGTGCTGAACAAGGACATGTACAAAAAGCTGAGGAGCAAGTCTACCCCCTCCGGTTTCACCCTGGACGACTGCACCCAGACCGGTGTGGACAACCCTGGTAAGACTCGGaagcacacacacaggaagactCGTCAGGGCCCTGAGGCCACAGGATAGGCATGCCCTGATCAGCTCTGATTGGTGGCTGATAAGGGCACCTCAAAGCAAAATATTCTTAGTGATATTAACTGATACACTATTGGCATGAAAAATGAGACTGTTGCTCGTGGACTTTGTTGATAGTGCACTTTGTTGTTAGCCTGTTACATGTAGTTTTCCTGTGGTAATAGTTCTCACTTATTCTCTTTCTGTCTGCAGGACACCCCTTCATCATGACCGTCGGCTGCGTTGCTGGTGATGAAGAGTGCTACGAAGTCTTTAAGGATATGTTCGACCCAATCATCTCCGACCGTCACGGAGGCTACAAGCCCACCGACAAGCACAAGACCGACCTGAACTTCGAGAACCTGAAGGTGAGTGAAGAAAGTGGTCATGACAATCACATTTCTACATTGGCGTTGCTCCTTTTGCAAGCTTGATTTTTAAAGTTAATATATAAAGCTGCAGTGGACTGTGGTGACTAGACAGCATTTGAATGAGTTATATGTCTAGAGTGAAATATCATTAATTTCCCCGTTTGCAGGGAGGTGATGATCTTGACCCCGCCTACGTCCTGTCCAGCCGTGTGCGTACCGGACGCAGCATCAAGGGATACACCCTGCCCCCCCACAACAGCCGTGGCGAGCGCAGAATGGTTGAGAAACTGTCCATCGAGGGTGAGTGTCTGAGCACTCAGTAAAATCAGCACTATAAATCAGGGTCAGCTGTGCTGCCTTGGAGCACGACCATGTCAATCTCATGTGTATGTCTTTCTCCCCTCAGCCCTGGCCACACTGGATGGTGAGTTCAAGGGAAAGTACTACCCCCTGAACGCCATGACCGATGCCGAGCAGGATCAGCTGATCGCCGACCACTTCTTGTTTGACAAGCCCGTCTCCCCCTTGCTGCTGTCCGCTGGTATGGCCCGTGACTGGCCAGACGCAAGAGGAATCTGGTAAGTTCCCAGGACACAGGCCCATACCAATACCCGAACCAAAACAATACCATTTGTGAAACCAGataatgtatgtacagtatgtcccaCGGTGTATCATAGTGGTGTGTCATGTAATAAGTACTCCTTCCTTTCTGAAGGCACAACGATGCCAAGAGCTTCTTGGTCTGGGTGA comes from Salvelinus namaycush isolate Seneca chromosome 34, SaNama_1.0, whole genome shotgun sequence and encodes:
- the LOC120028689 gene encoding creatine kinase M-type-like — protein: MTKNCHNDYKMKFSEDEEFPDLSLHNNHMAKVLNKDMYKKLRSKSTPSGFTLDDCTQTGVDNPGHPFIMTVGCVAGDEECYEVFKDMFDPIISDRHGGYKPTDKHKTDLNFENLKGGDDLDPAYVLSSRVRTGRSIKGYTLPPHNSRGERRMVEKLSIEALATLDGEFKGKYYPLNAMTDAEQDQLIADHFLFDKPVSPLLLSAGMARDWPDARGIWHNDAKSFLVWVNEEDHLRVISMEKGGNMKEVFRRFCVGLQKIEAVFKKHNHGFMWNEHLGYVLTCPSNLGTGLRGGVHVKLPKLSTHAKFEEILTRLRLQKRGTGGVDTASVGGIFDISNADRLGSSEVQQVQMVVDGVKLMVEMEKKLEKGEAIDGMIPAQK